In Desulforhopalus sp., the genomic stretch TTATTAACGGGCGAATTCGTGGCGTGGCTGGAGTCGTTGGCTGTACGAATCCGCGATCAAAGCAGGACTATTCCCATGTTGAATTGGTGAAAGAGCTCATTCGTAATGATGTTCTTGTTCTGCAGACCGGCTGCTCCCAGATGGCACTGGCAAAAGCCGGACTTACCGGCCCAGGCGCTGCGGCTTTGGCCGGGCCCGGGCTTGCTGAAGTCTGTGAGACGGTTGGTATGCCACCGGTTCTCGGCCTTGGGGCATGTGTTGACAACAGTAGAATTCTTATCGCCGCCTCGGAAATGGTCAGGGTAGGCGGGCTTGGTGATTCTATCGCCGATTTACCGGCGGCTGGTTGTGCCCCTGAGTGGATGAGTGAGAAGGCTATCGCGATTGGCCATTACTTTGTTGCTTCGGGGGTTTATGTAGTATTTGGGCACACCTTCCCGATGACCAAAGGTACCAAATTTGAGAAGCATTTGTTTGATGATATGGAAAAACTTGGATTTGGCAAATGGGCCTTTGCCGATGACCCGAGGGAAATGGCGCGTCTAATGATTGCCCATATTGATAAGAAACGGCAGCAGCTTGGTATCGATAGGGCCAGGGAGAGGGTCTTGTTGGATATGGCAGACAGACGAGACCTTGATGCCTCGGCTTGATGCGATACACAGCAAGCACTATTCGATCATGGCTTTTCCGGTGGTTGCGCCCGGAATTAATCTCTGATGACGGCCAGAATAGATAATTGCCCAAGAATGAAGCGGGGAAAGCGAAACAGGGTTTTTCCCCGCTTGCTCATAGGGGAAAAAAGAGGGCAAGGTGGGTGATCCAATGATTGTGTATAATGGCAGGTACCGATGGGATGGGACTAGAAAAGATAATAATGATCCGATTGCCTGGTTTCCAGGTGCTTACGATGTGAAGATTTTCCATTGTTCAAATATCACCCAAAAGGTGAAGCATTTCAAAGCATATGTCTGTTTGTACAGTCGAACAGGAGAGGGCCAATCCATCTCCGATAATCCCGAAAGATTTGCCAAACGAATTTGCCGAGATTTTTCTTTAGTGATCGATCAGGTTCTTTGGGTAGAGGATCTTCTTCACGAGAGAGAGCGTTATGATGTTGTCCAATTTATTCACACTGGTAGGGTTGGTGAAAATCTTTTTTATCGGATCGAAAAGCGCAAGGCCTCGGCAACCGAAATTAAAATGATTCAACAGGGATTGGCTGATTTGGTATCAGATTCTAAAGCAGTACTATGGAAATGATAATGGAAAAGCAGATGATACAAAATCGGTTGCGGGAATTGGAGGATGAGATAGCCGAAACCCTTCGTCGGCTTCCTGCCCATTCAGTTAAACCTCCTGTGATGATCGACCTTCTTGCATTGGAGGATGAAAGGGACATGCTTCTTAAGAAGTTCAGTGAAAATCAATGAAAAGACTCATTCTCAGGAAGCTATTAATGAATGCAGCATTATTGGAAGAAACCTGCCACTAACTATTATCTCGCTTGCCAGAGAAAAAAGAAAAAACACGATATCAAATCCTCTGTTGGACATTCGATGGGATCCGATTTATTATTTACCTTGTAGCGGTTAAACAGTCAGGAAACATGAGATTGATTACTTCAAGGTAAAGGGGGTTCCAATGTCAAATCAACATTGTCCGGGTTTTGAAGCCAACAAGACGCTAGGCGAGGTGAAAATCAAGTGCCCTACATGTGGTAAGGAGTGGGAAATATTTTCCGACGAATTAGAAAAGACTATTAAGTGCTCATCCTGTAAAGCAAGTTTTGATCCTAAGGCAAATAAACTGTAGTAAATACCGTAGAGTAATTGCTCTGAAAAAGCTAAGGCCCTGGAGGAACTCTTCTGTTCCTGCCAGGGCCTTTTTTTGTATACATTTGTCGGCTGCACTAAAAAATGACAACATTTTCTGGCGTTGCTGCCAAAGAGCCGGGCCACGTTTTTAGTGCGGGGCGCATGTGGGAATGAACCAACAATATCCAATCCGGGAAACAGGAGCACAAGATGCCTGTTATGAGATGGTTGCAGTTCTTGGGTGGTTAATTCTTTGCTTCGACGCGCTCTTCTTTATATGGCTTAAGATTTTTCACCATCTTTTCTGCAGTTTGCTTGCCAAATACCTTGTCATTGACGATTACCACAGGAGCAATGCTACAAGCGCCGACGCAGTTGACATGTTCCAAGGTGAAGAGCATGTCACGAGTAGTTTGTTCGTCTCCTTTCAGTTTTAGCTCTTCCCGCAATTTGGATATTACCTTAGAGGCACCTTTTACGTGGCAGACAGTACCGCAGCACACAGTAACAATATTTTTTCCACGAGGCTTGAGATGAAATTGCGAGTAAAAGGTTACCACACCGTAAAATTTTGAGGCGGGTATGTAGGTCTTCTTGGAAAACCACTCAACTGCTTCTTTTGGAACATAGCCGAACGAGTTCTGTATGTCCTGAAGAACGGTAATGATATTATCATCGTTGTCGACGTATTTCTGGTAAAGAGCCTGAAGCGTTTCTTCTTGTTTTATTTCCATCATACAGATCTCCATAATTAGTCAGGTTAATTGCAACAACAAGCGTCGTCCTGATTCGAGACTAACCAGCCAAACTCATCCAAGTTGCCTATTGAGGCATTTTGGGATCATGATAAGAAGAATTAAGAGAAATATGTGATGAATGATGGGAGGTAGAGGGTGTTTGGCATGTTTAGTCATCCATG encodes the following:
- a CDS encoding NAD(P)H-dependent oxidoreductase subunit E, producing the protein MMEIKQEETLQALYQKYVDNDDNIITVLQDIQNSFGYVPKEAVEWFSKKTYIPASKFYGVVTFYSQFHLKPRGKNIVTVCCGTVCHVKGASKVISKLREELKLKGDEQTTRDMLFTLEHVNCVGACSIAPVVIVNDKVFGKQTAEKMVKNLKPYKEERVEAKN